One window of the Pseudomonas sp. S04 genome contains the following:
- the fliK gene encoding flagellar hook-length control protein FliK yields MTAEINLPPLPPAAPATPRVQASGELLKLLTPVDGLIGAGQSAKAEVLSLKQDQQMFQLLLKITLAGGRQTTVSATSSLPLALGASLAITQPSAGSLAISPQSSLAGNAAALSRIDTTQLPVGTLLQGKVLTTQLQPQAPGQPAVYRSMVSLLNSALSGTALNIDSPQPLRIGTLLSAQVQDAHTLSFVPLSTRQEQLAISQQLHTQQSRQGSLDAVFKALQNLPADGQSPEVRASVDKLLASLPEVQHLSSAKGLAQALANSGLFLESRLLAGQNPAPADDLKGNLLRLIAQLAPGLPANPSFNAALAANTLAQALPSFVRNALGTLGQVSAKPAPGGFPLPSRLLQKLTEEGDLEHLLRLAAAAISRLQSHQLSSLEQTGMTEDGRLQTTWQLEIPMRNLQDIVPLQVKVQREDPPPRDPKEKPTEREARQHLWRVDLAFDLEPLGPLQVQAQLVRGSLSSQLWAERPYTASLIEQHLDHLRAQLHACGLNVGDLDCHLGIPPRGPQTRLEQRWVDDTA; encoded by the coding sequence ATGACCGCTGAGATCAACCTTCCTCCCCTGCCCCCCGCGGCACCTGCCACGCCGCGCGTGCAGGCCAGTGGCGAGTTGCTCAAGCTGCTGACCCCGGTGGACGGCCTGATCGGTGCCGGGCAGAGCGCCAAGGCCGAAGTCCTGTCACTCAAGCAGGACCAGCAGATGTTCCAGCTGCTGCTCAAGATCACCCTGGCGGGTGGGCGCCAGACCACCGTATCGGCCACCAGCAGCCTGCCATTGGCCCTGGGTGCCAGCCTGGCCATTACCCAGCCCTCGGCCGGCAGCCTGGCGATCAGTCCGCAATCCAGCCTGGCTGGCAACGCCGCAGCCCTGTCGCGCATTGACACCACACAACTGCCGGTCGGCACGCTGTTGCAGGGCAAGGTGCTGACCACCCAGTTACAGCCGCAGGCACCGGGGCAACCGGCGGTGTACCGCTCGATGGTCAGCCTGCTCAACAGCGCGCTCAGCGGCACCGCTCTGAACATCGACAGCCCGCAGCCACTGCGCATCGGCACCCTGCTCAGTGCCCAGGTCCAGGACGCGCACACCCTCAGCTTCGTGCCCCTGAGCACTCGCCAGGAACAATTGGCGATCAGCCAACAATTGCACACCCAGCAGAGTCGCCAGGGTTCCCTGGACGCGGTGTTCAAGGCCTTGCAGAACCTGCCGGCCGATGGGCAATCCCCTGAGGTTCGCGCCAGCGTCGACAAACTGCTTGCCAGCCTGCCCGAGGTCCAGCACCTGAGCAGCGCCAAGGGGCTGGCGCAAGCGCTGGCCAACAGCGGGCTGTTTCTCGAAAGCCGATTGCTCGCCGGACAGAATCCGGCGCCGGCAGACGACCTCAAGGGCAACCTGTTGCGTCTGATCGCCCAACTGGCCCCCGGCCTGCCGGCCAATCCCAGCTTCAATGCCGCGTTGGCCGCCAACACCCTGGCCCAGGCCCTGCCGAGCTTTGTGCGCAATGCCCTCGGCACCCTTGGCCAGGTCAGCGCCAAACCGGCCCCGGGTGGCTTTCCCCTGCCCTCGCGGCTGCTGCAGAAGCTGACCGAGGAAGGCGACCTGGAACACCTGCTGCGCCTGGCCGCCGCCGCGATCTCGCGCCTGCAAAGCCACCAATTGTCGAGCCTGGAACAGACCGGCATGACCGAGGACGGCCGCCTGCAAACCACCTGGCAGTTGGAAATCCCCATGCGCAACCTGCAAGACATCGTGCCACTGCAGGTCAAGGTGCAGCGCGAAGACCCTCCGCCCAGGGATCCCAAGGAAAAACCCACCGAACGCGAAGCCCGCCAACACTTGTGGCGGGTCGACCTGGCATTCGACCTTGAGCCCCTGGGACCACTGCAGGTACAGGCACAACTGGTACGCGGCAGCCTGTCCAGCCAGCTTTGGGCCGAACGCCCCTACACCGCCAGCCTGATT
- the ccmA gene encoding cytochrome c biogenesis heme-transporting ATPase CcmA, protein MLFENLALRLDRGDMLQISGPNGSGKTSLLRLLAGLMQPTSGQVLLNGEPLHSQRIELAHNLLWIGHAAGIKDLLSAEENLSWLCALHQPANREAIWQALAAVGLRGFEDVPCHTLSAGQQRRVALARLYLESPALWILDEPFTALDKQGVAQLEEHLAAHCEQGGMVILTTHHTMTRMPAGYRDIDLGQWAV, encoded by the coding sequence ATGCTCTTCGAAAACCTCGCATTGCGTCTGGATCGCGGCGACATGCTGCAGATCAGCGGCCCCAACGGCAGCGGCAAGACCAGCCTGCTGCGCCTGCTGGCCGGCCTGATGCAGCCGACCAGCGGCCAGGTGTTGCTAAATGGCGAGCCGCTGCACAGCCAGCGGATAGAGTTGGCCCACAACTTGTTGTGGATCGGCCATGCCGCCGGCATCAAGGATCTGCTGAGCGCTGAAGAGAACCTCAGTTGGCTCTGCGCCCTGCACCAGCCGGCCAACCGCGAGGCTATCTGGCAGGCGCTGGCGGCCGTCGGGCTGCGCGGTTTTGAAGATGTGCCGTGCCATACCCTGTCCGCCGGCCAGCAACGCCGGGTCGCTCTGGCGCGGTTGTACCTCGAGAGTCCGGCGCTGTGGATCCTCGACGAGCCGTTCACCGCCCTGGACAAGCAAGGTGTCGCCCAGTTGGAAGAGCACCTGGCCGCCCATTGTGAACAGGGCGGCATGGTGATCCTGACCACCCACCACACCATGACCCGGATGCCGGCCGGTTACCGTGATATCGACCTGGGGCAGTGGGCCGTATGA
- the ccmB gene encoding heme exporter protein CcmB encodes MSVFALLVAREARLLCRRPAELANPLVFFAIVVALFPLAVGPETQLLQTLSPGLVWVAALLSVLLSLDGLFRSDFEDGSLEQWVLSSHPLALLVLAKVLAHWAFSGLALVLLAPLLALMLGLPAACLPVLLLSLLLGTPVLSLLGAVGAALTVGLKRGGLLLALLILPLYIPVLILGSGALQAALQGMPATGYLLWLGSLTALAVTLTPFAIAAGLKISVGE; translated from the coding sequence ATGAGTGTTTTTGCGCTGTTGGTGGCCCGCGAGGCCCGGTTGTTGTGTCGCCGTCCGGCGGAGCTGGCCAACCCCTTGGTATTTTTCGCAATTGTTGTCGCATTGTTTCCATTGGCAGTGGGACCTGAGACTCAATTGTTGCAAACCTTGTCTCCGGGCCTGGTCTGGGTAGCTGCCCTTTTATCGGTTTTGCTCTCGCTGGACGGGCTTTTCCGCAGTGATTTCGAGGACGGATCCCTTGAGCAGTGGGTCCTTTCGTCGCACCCCCTGGCTCTTCTGGTTTTGGCCAAGGTACTGGCACACTGGGCGTTTTCCGGCCTGGCATTGGTATTGCTTGCGCCGTTGCTGGCCTTGATGCTCGGTTTGCCTGCCGCCTGTCTGCCGGTTTTGCTCTTGTCGCTGTTGCTGGGTACACCGGTGCTGAGCCTGCTCGGTGCGGTCGGCGCGGCGCTGACGGTGGGTTTGAAGCGTGGCGGCTTGCTGCTGGCGCTGTTGATTCTGCCGTTGTATATCCCGGTGTTGATCCTGGGCAGTGGCGCCTTGCAGGCGGCACTTCAGGGCATGCCGGCGACCGGGTATCTGCTGTGGCTTGGGAGCCTGACCGCCCTGGCAGTTACCCTGACACCCTTTGCAATAGCTGCTGGCCTGAAGATCAGCGTCGGCGAATAA
- a CDS encoding heme ABC transporter permease has protein sequence MNWTWFHKLGSPKWFYGISGKMLPWLSIAAVLLIGIGVVWGLAFAPPDYQQGNSFRIIYIHVPAAMLAQSVYVMLAVCGIVGLVWKMKLADVALQCAAPIGAWMTAVALVTGAIWGKPTWGSWWVWDARLTSMLILLFLYFGLIALGNAISNRDSAAKACAVLAIVGVINIPIIKYSVEWWNTLHQGATFTLTEKPAMPVEMWLPLLLTVLGFYCFFGAVLLLRMRLEVLKREARASWVKAEVQNSLEAAS, from the coding sequence ATGAACTGGACCTGGTTTCACAAGCTCGGCTCGCCCAAGTGGTTTTACGGCATCAGCGGCAAAATGCTGCCCTGGCTGAGTATCGCCGCCGTGTTGCTGATCGGCATTGGAGTGGTCTGGGGCCTGGCGTTCGCACCGCCGGACTACCAGCAAGGCAACAGCTTCAGGATCATCTACATCCACGTGCCGGCGGCCATGCTGGCGCAGTCGGTGTATGTGATGCTGGCGGTCTGCGGCATCGTCGGGCTGGTGTGGAAGATGAAGCTGGCCGACGTCGCCCTGCAATGCGCGGCCCCGATTGGTGCCTGGATGACCGCCGTGGCGCTGGTCACCGGGGCGATCTGGGGCAAGCCGACCTGGGGTTCGTGGTGGGTCTGGGATGCGCGACTAACGTCGATGCTGATCCTGCTGTTCCTGTACTTCGGTCTCATTGCGCTGGGCAACGCCATCAGCAATCGTGACAGCGCCGCCAAGGCGTGCGCGGTGCTGGCGATTGTCGGGGTGATCAACATCCCGATCATCAAGTATTCGGTGGAGTGGTGGAACACCCTGCACCAGGGCGCGACCTTCACCCTCACCGAAAAACCGGCGATGCCGGTGGAGATGTGGCTGCCATTGCTGCTGACGGTGTTGGGTTTCTACTGTTTCTTCGGCGCGGTGCTGTTGCTGCGCATGCGCCTTGAAGTGCTCAAGCGCGAAGCCCGGGCCAGTTGGGTCAAAGCCGAAGTGCAAAACAGCCTGGAGGCCGCCTCATGA
- the ccmD gene encoding heme exporter protein CcmD, protein MSFASLGDFLAMGHHGLYVWSAYGICLAVLALNVVAPILARKRYLQQEARRLRRENSK, encoded by the coding sequence ATGAGTTTTGCTTCATTGGGCGACTTCCTCGCCATGGGCCATCACGGTCTATATGTCTGGTCGGCCTATGGCATCTGCCTGGCGGTACTGGCCCTCAACGTGGTCGCGCCGATCCTGGCCCGCAAGCGTTATCTGCAACAAGAGGCGCGTCGTCTGCGCCGGGAGAACAGCAAGTGA
- the ccmE gene encoding cytochrome c maturation protein CcmE, whose translation MNPLRKKRLLIILAILVGVGAAVGLALSALQQNINLFYTPTQIANGEAPQDTRIRAGGMVEAGSLKRSGDSLDVRFVVTDFNKSVTITYRGILPDLFREGQGIVALGKLNAEGVVVADEVLAKHDEKYMPPEVTKALKDSGQSAPTPVKEG comes from the coding sequence GTGAATCCGCTGCGTAAAAAACGTCTGCTCATCATTCTCGCGATCCTGGTGGGGGTTGGCGCTGCTGTCGGCCTGGCCTTGAGTGCCTTGCAGCAAAACATCAACCTGTTCTACACCCCGACCCAGATCGCCAATGGCGAAGCCCCGCAAGATACGCGCATCCGCGCCGGTGGCATGGTCGAGGCCGGTTCCCTGAAACGTTCCGGCGATTCGCTGGACGTGAGGTTCGTCGTCACCGACTTCAACAAATCCGTGACCATCACCTACCGTGGCATCCTCCCGGACCTGTTCCGCGAAGGGCAGGGCATCGTCGCCCTGGGCAAGTTGAATGCCGAGGGCGTGGTGGTGGCTGACGAAGTGCTGGCCAAGCACGACGAGAAGTACATGCCGCCGGAAGTGACCAAGGCGCTCAAAGACAGTGGTCAATCCGCCCCGACACCCGTGAAGGAGGGTTGA
- a CDS encoding heme lyase CcmF/NrfE family subunit — MTSGIFIPELGHLAMILALCFAIVQAIVPLFGAWRGDRMWMGLAQPAAWGQFAFLAFSFGCLTYAFMVDDFSVAYVANNSNSALPWYYKFSAVWGAHEGSLLLWAMILGGWTFAVSVFSRQLPQVMLARVLSVMGMISIGFLLFLILTSNPFERILPQMPTDGADLNPLLQDIGLIVHPPMLYMGYVGFSVAFAFAIAALMGGRLDAAWARWSRPWTIVAWAFLGIGITLGSWWAYYELGWGGWWFWDPVENASFMPWLVGTALIHSLAVTEKRGVFKSWTVLLAIAAFSLSLLGTFLVRSGVLTSVHAFASDPERGVFILIFLLFVVGGSLTLFALRAPVVKSHVGFNLWSRETLLLGNNLVLVVAASMILLGTLYPLILDAMTGAKLSVGPPYFNALFIPLMALLMVVMAVGVLVRWKDTPVKWLVGMLTPVLLGSAALAVVAGIAYGDFNWAVLATFMLAAWVLLAGVRDILDKTRHKGLIKGLPTLTRSYWGMQVAHLGIAVCALGVVLSSQNSAERDLRLEPGESMELAGYHFVFEGAKHYEGPNFTSDKGTVRVIKGGKEVSVLHPEKRLYTVQNSVMTEAGIDAGFTRDIYVALGEPLGEGAWAVRVHVKPFVRWIWFGGLLTGFGGLLAAMDRRYRVKVKSRVREALGMSGAAA; from the coding sequence ATGACGTCCGGCATCTTTATTCCCGAGTTGGGCCACCTGGCGATGATCCTCGCCCTGTGTTTTGCCATCGTCCAGGCGATCGTGCCGTTGTTCGGTGCCTGGCGCGGTGACCGCATGTGGATGGGGCTGGCCCAGCCTGCCGCCTGGGGGCAGTTCGCCTTCCTGGCATTCTCCTTCGGCTGCCTGACCTACGCCTTCATGGTCGACGACTTCTCCGTCGCCTATGTGGCCAACAACTCCAACAGCGCCTTGCCGTGGTACTACAAGTTCAGCGCCGTGTGGGGCGCCCACGAAGGTTCGCTGCTGTTGTGGGCGATGATTCTGGGCGGCTGGACCTTCGCCGTGTCGGTGTTCTCGCGGCAATTGCCGCAGGTCATGCTGGCGCGGGTGCTGTCGGTCATGGGAATGATCAGCATCGGCTTCCTGCTGTTCCTGATCCTCACCTCGAACCCGTTCGAGCGCATCCTGCCGCAGATGCCTACCGATGGCGCCGACCTCAACCCGTTGCTGCAGGACATCGGCCTGATCGTTCACCCGCCGATGCTGTACATGGGCTACGTCGGCTTCTCGGTGGCCTTCGCCTTCGCCATCGCCGCCTTGATGGGCGGTCGCCTGGATGCCGCATGGGCTCGTTGGTCACGTCCGTGGACCATCGTCGCCTGGGCGTTCCTGGGCATCGGCATCACCCTCGGTTCGTGGTGGGCCTACTACGAACTCGGCTGGGGCGGCTGGTGGTTCTGGGACCCGGTAGAAAATGCCTCGTTCATGCCTTGGCTGGTCGGCACGGCGCTGATTCACTCCCTGGCCGTGACCGAAAAACGTGGCGTGTTCAAAAGCTGGACCGTACTGCTGGCGATCGCTGCCTTCTCGCTGAGCCTGCTGGGGACCTTCCTCGTGCGTTCCGGGGTCCTGACTTCGGTCCACGCCTTTGCCTCGGACCCTGAGCGTGGCGTGTTCATCCTGATCTTCCTGCTGTTTGTGGTGGGTGGCTCGCTGACCCTGTTCGCCCTGCGCGCGCCGGTGGTCAAGAGCCATGTGGGCTTCAACCTGTGGTCGCGGGAAACCCTGCTGCTGGGCAACAACCTGGTGCTGGTGGTGGCGGCCTCGATGATCCTGCTCGGTACCCTGTACCCGCTGATCCTCGACGCCATGACCGGGGCCAAGCTGTCGGTCGGCCCGCCCTACTTCAACGCCCTGTTCATTCCGTTGATGGCGTTGTTGATGGTGGTGATGGCCGTCGGCGTGCTGGTGCGCTGGAAGGACACCCCGGTGAAGTGGCTGGTGGGCATGCTCACGCCGGTCTTGCTGGGCAGTGCTGCGCTGGCAGTGGTGGCCGGGATCGCCTATGGCGACTTCAACTGGGCCGTGCTGGCGACCTTCATGCTCGCCGCCTGGGTGCTGTTGGCCGGGGTCCGCGACATCCTCGACAAGACCCGCCACAAAGGCCTGATCAAGGGCCTGCCGACCCTGACCCGCAGTTACTGGGGCATGCAGGTCGCGCACCTGGGGATCGCCGTGTGCGCCCTGGGCGTGGTCCTTTCCAGCCAGAACAGCGCTGAGCGCGACCTGCGTCTGGAGCCGGGCGAGTCGATGGAACTGGCCGGCTATCACTTTGTGTTCGAGGGGGCCAAGCATTACGAAGGGCCGAACTTCACCTCCGACAAGGGCACCGTGCGGGTGATCAAGGGCGGCAAGGAAGTCAGCGTGCTGCACCCGGAAAAACGCCTGTACACCGTGCAGAACTCGGTGATGACCGAGGCCGGGATCGACGCTGGTTTCACCCGTGATATCTACGTCGCCCTTGGCGAGCCATTGGGCGAAGGTGCCTGGGCCGTGCGGGTGCACGTCAAGCCGTTCGTACGCTGGA